A genomic stretch from Empedobacter stercoris includes:
- a CDS encoding RluA family pseudouridine synthase, translating to MAEDLEDFLQEEDDNKLYEHFSITVDKGQSLLRIDKFLMVRIENATRNKIQQAADNGNILVNNESVKSNYKVKPGDFIQIMLETPPRDNEVIAEDIPIKIVYEDDQVVVIDKEPGMVVHPGHGNYTGTLVNALKFHFDNLPSMSEQMERPGLVHRIDKDTSGLLVIAKTEVAMTSLAEQFAAHTTDRLYNALVWGVLNEQEGTITGHIGRHLKDRMQMAVFPDGEQGKHAVTHYKVMENFSYVTLVECKLETGRTHQIRAHFKHLGHPLFNDARYGGDRILKGTTFNKYKQFVDNCFATCPRQALHARTLGFDHPTTGERMSFESPLPADILTILDRWRNYSVNSVHATEPDTPIDRHAKELED from the coding sequence ATGGCAGAAGATTTAGAAGATTTCTTACAAGAGGAAGACGACAATAAACTATACGAGCATTTTTCAATAACGGTTGACAAAGGTCAATCGTTATTGCGTATAGATAAGTTCTTGATGGTTAGAATTGAGAACGCTACACGAAATAAAATTCAACAAGCAGCTGATAACGGAAATATATTAGTTAACAATGAATCTGTAAAATCCAATTACAAAGTAAAACCTGGAGATTTTATACAGATTATGTTAGAAACTCCTCCGCGTGATAATGAAGTTATAGCAGAAGATATTCCAATCAAAATTGTTTATGAAGACGACCAAGTCGTTGTTATTGACAAAGAACCCGGAATGGTTGTACATCCTGGACATGGAAATTATACAGGAACTTTGGTTAACGCCTTAAAGTTTCATTTTGATAATTTACCTTCAATGTCTGAGCAAATGGAGCGTCCTGGTTTAGTTCACCGTATTGATAAAGATACAAGTGGACTTTTAGTCATTGCAAAAACGGAAGTTGCAATGACAAGTTTAGCCGAGCAATTTGCAGCGCATACAACCGACCGTTTGTACAACGCATTAGTTTGGGGAGTTCTAAACGAACAAGAAGGCACAATTACTGGACACATCGGTCGACATCTTAAAGATCGTATGCAAATGGCCGTTTTTCCTGATGGAGAACAAGGAAAACATGCCGTAACGCATTATAAAGTAATGGAGAATTTTTCTTATGTTACATTAGTTGAATGTAAATTAGAAACTGGTCGTACGCATCAAATTCGTGCACATTTCAAACATTTAGGACATCCTTTATTTAATGATGCTCGTTATGGTGGAGATCGTATTTTAAAAGGAACAACATTCAATAAATACAAACAATTTGTTGACAATTGTTTCGCCACATGTCCACGTCAAGCTTTACATGCACGTACATTAGGATTTGATCATCCGACAACAGGAGAACGTATGTCGTTCGAATCACCTTTACCTGCAGATATTTTAACTATTTTGGATCGTTGGAGAAACTATTCGGTAAATTCTGTTCATGCAACGGAACCCGATACTCCTATTGATCGTCATGCAAAAGAATTAGAAGATTAA
- a CDS encoding PASTA domain-containing protein translates to MRQFIISMKGVKSIIQVLLNVAIVVALSFGLYHFIFNVWLDSYTNHNEFVEVPDLSKMNITDATTKLEELGLTYEVDSSRFDPNTKPFSIMDFYPAAESRVKEGRRIFIKSNPKTYRPVELPDLVGKSKRLAFTQLEISGLKIGKIIYEPDLAKDAVLKILYNGKIVKPGEQLPRFATVDLVLGRGMLSGVRMPNLVNLTLTEAKKSIKDNFFEIGQIKFIGASNDTINARVVYQFPFATDTYDQGQPIDIWLSTEPREKIRTQLKELDIQYKNFGEDTISGSQYRDIITQKAEQQIKDMQNQQQQNNPTPEQQKPIEAPKAPEEIIIE, encoded by the coding sequence GTGCGACAATTTATCATTTCAATGAAAGGAGTAAAATCAATCATACAAGTTTTGCTTAATGTAGCTATTGTAGTAGCGCTGTCATTTGGGCTTTACCATTTTATTTTTAACGTCTGGTTAGATTCATATACAAATCACAATGAATTTGTTGAAGTTCCGGATTTATCAAAAATGAATATTACAGATGCTACAACTAAGTTAGAAGAACTTGGTTTAACATACGAAGTAGATAGTTCTCGTTTTGATCCAAATACAAAACCTTTTTCAATTATGGATTTTTATCCAGCAGCAGAATCTCGTGTAAAAGAAGGGCGTCGTATTTTTATTAAATCAAATCCTAAAACATATCGTCCAGTTGAATTACCTGATTTAGTAGGTAAATCAAAACGTTTAGCATTTACGCAATTAGAAATTTCAGGTCTTAAAATTGGTAAAATTATTTACGAACCAGATTTAGCAAAAGATGCCGTTCTAAAAATATTATACAACGGAAAAATCGTGAAACCTGGAGAACAATTACCACGTTTTGCTACAGTTGATTTGGTTTTAGGACGTGGAATGTTATCTGGTGTAAGAATGCCTAATTTAGTCAATTTAACTTTGACTGAAGCGAAGAAATCAATTAAAGATAATTTTTTCGAAATTGGTCAAATTAAATTTATTGGTGCTTCGAATGATACAATTAACGCAAGAGTGGTATATCAATTCCCTTTTGCTACAGACACTTACGATCAAGGTCAACCGATTGATATTTGGTTATCAACAGAACCTCGCGAAAAAATTAGAACGCAATTAAAAGAATTGGATATTCAGTACAAAAACTTTGGCGAAGATACAATTAGCGGTTCTCAATACAGAGATATTATAACACAGAAAGCTGAACAGCAGATCAAAGACATGCAAAATCAGCAACAACAAAATAATCCAACACCTGAGCAACAAAAGCCGATAGAAGCGCCTAAAGCTCCAGAAGAGATTATTATAGAATAG
- a CDS encoding D-alanine--D-alanine ligase → MLRVAVVAGGYSDESVVSLKSCELIYASLNPEKYDRTRVRILKEGWYAEIEGEKYPINKGDFSFEKNGKKITFDVVFNTIHGTPGEDGYLQAYFEMIGLAYNGCPFYQSALTFNKKDCIAVLSKYGIPHAKSIYINKGDQYVAKEILDQVGLPCFVKPNRSGSSLGISKVFKEEEFEAAMQKAFHEDKEVLVESFLDGTEVSVGVLNYKGETMVLGITEIVSHTEFFDYDAKYNGLSDEITPARLTPEVEQRVREVAAKAYKCINMSGFSRSEYIIVNGEPHFIEMNTLPGFSPASIFPQQAAYAGIALEDLMDSEIEIALNRPSPWTE, encoded by the coding sequence ATGTTAAGAGTAGCAGTTGTAGCAGGTGGATACTCGGACGAAAGTGTAGTTTCGTTGAAAAGTTGCGAGTTGATTTACGCAAGTCTAAATCCAGAAAAGTACGACAGAACAAGGGTTCGAATCTTAAAAGAAGGTTGGTATGCCGAAATTGAAGGCGAGAAATATCCAATCAATAAAGGTGATTTTTCATTTGAAAAAAATGGAAAAAAAATAACATTTGATGTCGTTTTTAATACAATTCATGGTACGCCAGGCGAAGATGGTTATCTACAAGCGTATTTTGAAATGATCGGTTTGGCATATAATGGATGCCCTTTTTATCAATCTGCCTTAACATTTAATAAAAAAGATTGTATTGCAGTATTGAGTAAATATGGAATTCCTCACGCAAAATCTATTTATATTAACAAAGGAGATCAATATGTTGCAAAAGAAATTCTTGACCAAGTAGGCTTACCTTGTTTTGTAAAACCAAATCGTTCAGGTTCAAGTTTAGGAATTTCAAAAGTTTTCAAAGAAGAAGAATTTGAAGCAGCAATGCAAAAAGCTTTTCATGAAGATAAAGAAGTTTTGGTTGAGTCTTTTTTAGATGGAACAGAAGTTTCTGTAGGTGTATTAAATTACAAAGGAGAAACTATGGTGTTGGGAATTACAGAAATTGTTTCGCACACAGAATTCTTTGATTATGACGCTAAATACAATGGTTTATCAGACGAAATTACGCCTGCGCGTTTAACACCAGAAGTTGAACAACGTGTGCGTGAAGTTGCTGCAAAAGCCTATAAATGCATCAATATGTCTGGTTTTTCTCGTTCTGAATATATTATAGTAAATGGAGAACCGCATTTTATTGAAATGAATACATTACCAGGTTTTTCACCTGCAAGTATTTTTCCTCAGCAAGCTGCTTATGCAGGAATTGCGTTGGAAGATTTGATGGATAGCGAAATCGAAATTGCTTTAAATAGACCTTCGCCATGGACAGAATAG
- the coaD gene encoding pantetheine-phosphate adenylyltransferase, with the protein MDRIAVFPGSFDPITLGHLDIIERAVPLFDKIIVAIGTNSSKNYMFSLEQRIKFIEDSVSRFGNVEVMSYNGLTVDFCDEVNAQFILRGLRNPADFEFEKAIAHTNRAITDHNIETIFLLTSSGKAYISSSIVRDVMRNGGKYEILVPDVVRI; encoded by the coding sequence ATGGACAGAATAGCAGTTTTTCCTGGATCTTTTGATCCAATTACATTAGGGCATTTAGATATTATCGAACGTGCAGTTCCGTTGTTTGACAAAATAATTGTTGCAATTGGAACAAATTCATCTAAAAATTATATGTTTTCACTGGAACAAAGAATTAAGTTTATTGAGGATTCTGTTAGCAGATTTGGAAATGTAGAAGTGATGTCTTATAATGGATTAACAGTTGATTTTTGCGATGAAGTAAATGCTCAGTTTATTTTACGTGGACTTCGCAATCCAGCTGATTTCGAATTTGAGAAAGCAATTGCTCATACCAATCGTGCAATTACAGACCATAACATCGAAACTATTTTCTTATTAACTTCTTCAGGTAAAGCGTACATCAGTTCGAGTATTGTTCGTGATGTGATGAGAAATGGAGGAAAATATGAAATATTGGTTCCTGATGTGGTAAGGATTTAA
- a CDS encoding M12 family metallo-peptidase — MKKLILLLIAFVFSTLSFGQERPIAKKVDQAKLTSSSFKSYNVFGDNIQQKGNNLFADFAKGVSVFNLEKVALSNLYQSKPNSFTLEVPFEGRKISLELVKNETLFTDNFKAVDQNNKRINYQPGVYYQGIIGGDKTSVVALSVFKDQVIGVASSTALGDVVIGKLKDSEEYVSYSSYNVEAKNNVQCAVDQLEENKNYKPSFDAKVLKNTTNEMTERCVRVYYEIAYAPYKQNGSDETKTLDWLTAIHNNIATLYSNDYIRTSLSQVMIWTEQDPYTGNYSAQLNKFRTTRTDFDGDFAHLVNYPSSTSVAYLDSMCNNQYRYAYSGINMTYNNIPVYSWTIMAMTHEMGHALGSPHTHSCSWNGDGTAIDGCAPTYDPGLAEGTCPTGPIPYADKGTIMSYCHLLGGVGINFSNGFGEQPGALIRATVDGKVCLSTDCSMTCQQTIKSVNGVLNDLSITYTIEDEVGTKWIYKFQKIGAPEAQWKETTSKTLTFDNLEKNAYYRIEVANQCSETSNSSTVSTIIEIPGDYCNGDLYYDSGGANGNYSPNENIVKIFKPAIEGEKVSITFTEFDIEPAGDEIYDYMSIYNGIGTSSGKLFENGNKLNGNQIPGPFVSTDNSGAITVRFVSDPGLELKGWAASINCNTLGLADINNLEFKIFPNPTTDFVNITTKENIVSYQVYDMNGKLLVGKNKLDKKEIKINLESYPKGIYLLNIQTDKRSYTQKVTRK; from the coding sequence ATGAAAAAATTAATTTTATTATTAATTGCATTTGTATTTAGCACTCTTTCATTTGGTCAAGAAAGGCCAATTGCTAAAAAAGTAGATCAAGCTAAATTAACAAGTAGCAGTTTCAAATCCTACAATGTATTTGGAGATAATATACAACAAAAAGGAAATAATTTGTTTGCGGACTTTGCAAAAGGAGTTTCTGTTTTTAATTTAGAAAAAGTTGCATTATCTAATCTATACCAATCAAAACCAAATTCTTTTACATTAGAGGTTCCTTTTGAAGGACGAAAAATTAGCTTAGAATTAGTAAAGAATGAAACCTTGTTTACAGATAATTTTAAAGCAGTTGATCAAAATAACAAACGAATAAATTATCAACCAGGAGTATATTATCAAGGTATAATTGGTGGAGATAAAACTTCTGTGGTAGCGTTATCTGTTTTTAAAGATCAAGTAATTGGTGTGGCTTCTTCTACCGCTTTAGGAGACGTGGTTATTGGTAAATTAAAAGATTCTGAAGAATATGTATCCTATTCGTCTTATAATGTTGAAGCAAAAAATAATGTACAATGTGCAGTTGATCAACTAGAAGAAAATAAAAATTATAAACCATCTTTTGATGCAAAAGTATTGAAAAATACGACAAATGAAATGACAGAAAGATGTGTTCGTGTGTATTATGAAATTGCTTATGCTCCTTATAAACAAAACGGATCTGACGAAACAAAAACATTAGATTGGTTAACAGCTATTCATAATAATATTGCAACACTTTATTCAAACGATTACATAAGAACATCATTGTCTCAAGTAATGATTTGGACAGAACAAGATCCTTACACTGGTAATTATAGTGCTCAGTTAAATAAATTTAGAACTACAAGAACTGATTTTGATGGAGATTTTGCTCACTTGGTTAATTATCCATCATCTACATCTGTTGCCTATTTGGATTCTATGTGCAACAATCAATATCGATATGCATATTCTGGAATCAATATGACGTACAATAATATTCCGGTTTATTCGTGGACTATTATGGCAATGACACATGAAATGGGACATGCCTTAGGTTCGCCACATACACATTCATGTTCTTGGAACGGAGACGGTACTGCAATTGATGGTTGTGCACCAACTTATGATCCTGGTTTAGCAGAGGGTACATGTCCTACTGGTCCAATTCCTTATGCCGATAAAGGTACAATTATGAGTTATTGTCATTTGTTAGGAGGTGTAGGGATTAACTTTTCGAATGGATTTGGTGAACAACCAGGTGCTTTGATTCGTGCAACTGTTGATGGTAAAGTTTGTTTAAGTACAGATTGTAGTATGACTTGTCAACAAACCATAAAATCTGTAAATGGAGTTTTAAATGATTTGAGTATTACCTACACAATAGAAGACGAAGTAGGGACAAAATGGATTTATAAATTTCAAAAAATAGGTGCTCCAGAAGCACAATGGAAAGAAACAACTTCTAAAACTTTAACGTTTGATAACTTAGAAAAAAACGCTTATTACAGAATAGAAGTTGCAAATCAATGTTCTGAAACATCAAATTCATCGACAGTTTCAACAATTATAGAAATTCCTGGAGATTATTGCAACGGAGATTTGTATTACGATTCGGGTGGAGCAAATGGTAATTATTCTCCAAATGAAAATATTGTCAAAATATTCAAACCAGCAATTGAAGGAGAAAAAGTATCCATCACATTCACTGAATTTGATATTGAACCAGCAGGTGATGAAATTTATGATTATATGAGTATATACAATGGAATTGGAACCAGCTCAGGTAAATTATTTGAAAATGGGAATAAACTAAATGGTAATCAGATTCCTGGACCATTTGTTTCAACAGATAATTCTGGAGCTATTACAGTTCGTTTCGTTTCAGATCCTGGATTAGAACTAAAAGGATGGGCTGCCTCTATTAATTGTAATACTTTAGGACTTGCAGATATTAACAATCTCGAATTTAAGATATTCCCTAATCCAACAACAGATTTTGTAAATATTACAACGAAAGAAAATATTGTAAGCTATCAAGTTTATGATATGAATGGAAAATTATTAGTTGGTAAAAATAAATTAGATAAAAAAGAAATTAAAATTAATTTAGAATCTTATCCAAAAGGAATTTATTTATTGAATATACAGACAGATAAAAGAAGTTACACACAAAAAGTAACAAGAAAATAG
- a CDS encoding ribonuclease HII has product MDKVLSNHEHEIGCDEAGRGCLSGPVVAAAVILGEDFDNETINDSKKLSEKKRNSLRTFIEENAKYWAIGIVWPNEIDEINILNASFLAMHRAIDQLNCRKDFIIVDGNRFNKYKDVPHECIVKGDAKYMNIAAASILAKTYRDEYMEKIHNEFPMYDWKKNKGYPTKAHRLAIKEFGPTPYHRMSFKLLPDQLSLDL; this is encoded by the coding sequence TTGGATAAAGTTTTATCAAATCACGAACACGAGATTGGTTGTGACGAAGCAGGAAGAGGTTGTTTGAGTGGTCCAGTTGTAGCAGCTGCTGTAATATTAGGAGAAGATTTTGATAATGAAACCATTAATGATTCAAAAAAATTATCAGAAAAAAAAAGAAACTCTTTAAGAACATTTATAGAAGAAAATGCTAAATATTGGGCAATTGGAATTGTTTGGCCGAATGAAATTGATGAGATAAACATTTTGAACGCAAGTTTTTTAGCTATGCATCGAGCTATAGACCAATTAAATTGCCGAAAAGATTTTATTATCGTTGATGGAAATCGTTTCAATAAATACAAGGATGTTCCACATGAATGTATTGTAAAAGGAGATGCTAAGTATATGAATATTGCAGCTGCCTCTATTTTAGCAAAAACGTATCGTGATGAATACATGGAAAAAATTCACAATGAATTTCCGATGTATGATTGGAAAAAAAACAAAGGATATCCCACCAAAGCGCATCGTTTAGCGATAAAAGAGTTTGGTCCTACACCGTATCATCGGATGTCTTTTAAATTATTACCCGATCAATTGAGTTTAGATTTATAA
- a CDS encoding SusC/RagA family TonB-linked outer membrane protein, which translates to MRRNLKNLFVLGGLLLGASLYAQEKTVTGTVTDPDGFPVADAVVKTTSGKEAYTDENGVFSIEAKQGDLVTVEAVGLPTQTFAVGAGTDYKVSLKPSETVELEGAVVTALGITRDKRSLGYASQEVKGDVIQAGRGSNALQSLSGNVAGAQITAPSSLGGSTRITLRGIGSITGENRPLIVIDGIPLANNNVNDTNTQRGGGGRDYGDGAFDINPDDVESINVLKGGPASALYGSRAVNGVIMIKTKTGKKGREDIVVNTGVAFESINQIPSLQNLYGGGASDTFETVNIGGKDYQIVDYATDESWGPRFNNQEVLQWYAFDPEFASDYMKTTSWRASKNDAKSFFNTGVAYTNSVSFAKSYESTNLRVSLSNVNQTGIVPNSTLKKTTAGINLSNKFSDVFTVTTNLTYTRTDGFNRPEVGYGDNSVAQKMFQWGQRQLDYNKLRDYKLANGNQRSWNRTSWDDGTPAYSDNPYWVVYENTSKDKRDRFYGNVEFKYDIAPGLYAIANVMGDTYDMQISERVAVGSQAMSGYGEDYYKFTEMNYEGRLHFDKKWGDFSLNSFVGVNRRHRTSSRLSSSTNGGLVVPNYYFITNSLDNPTTSNNRATVEVNSIYGMISLGYRNMLFLEATGRNDWFSTLPVINNSYFYPSVTGSFVFSEVFKPSWLNFGKVRAGVSQVSSDLTEFQTRDVLVSNINFNGTPTFIQSNTKLNPLLKPEIKDTWEVGLEASMFNNRFGFDLTYYNEKRTDLLVPIQHSWSTGYGFKWLNAGEMTNEGIEALVNIVPLRNQDFEWRVTWNFAKNNNKVGKVSDEMDSYNLTTAPFSVQLWALSGQQYGQLRGTDYVYDDNGNKVVDANGFYEKSAVTNLGSIIPDYNMGIRNTFTYKGVSLSALIDIQKGGKFFSTSHMWGMYSGMLEETAANGVRENGVVADGVMWDEGTKSYVKNTTEVSAYDYYKAYYNGVDSRNVFDADYIKLREVTLSYTFPKKWAGPFANVTVSAFGRNLATWGLDKKGFDPEMASYGSGNIQGIEGGSLPSTRTYGMNLKLQF; encoded by the coding sequence ATGAGGAGAAATTTAAAAAACTTGTTTGTATTGGGAGGTCTTCTTTTAGGAGCTTCGTTATATGCACAAGAAAAGACAGTTACAGGTACTGTAACTGATCCAGATGGTTTTCCAGTTGCTGATGCAGTTGTAAAAACAACATCAGGGAAGGAGGCTTATACTGATGAGAATGGAGTGTTTAGTATCGAAGCTAAACAAGGAGATTTGGTTACAGTAGAAGCGGTAGGATTGCCAACTCAAACATTTGCGGTTGGAGCAGGAACAGATTACAAAGTTTCTTTAAAACCTTCTGAAACAGTAGAATTAGAAGGAGCGGTTGTAACCGCATTAGGTATTACACGTGATAAAAGATCTTTAGGGTATGCTTCTCAAGAAGTGAAAGGTGATGTTATTCAAGCAGGTAGAGGTAGTAATGCTTTACAATCATTATCTGGTAATGTTGCTGGAGCACAAATTACTGCACCTTCATCTTTAGGAGGTTCTACACGTATTACGTTAAGAGGTATTGGATCTATTACAGGAGAAAATAGACCTTTAATAGTTATTGATGGTATTCCATTAGCTAATAATAATGTTAATGATACAAATACTCAGCGTGGTGGCGGAGGTCGTGATTATGGTGATGGAGCGTTTGATATTAACCCAGATGACGTAGAGTCTATCAACGTTTTAAAAGGAGGACCTGCATCTGCTTTATACGGTTCTCGTGCTGTGAATGGAGTAATCATGATCAAGACAAAAACTGGTAAAAAAGGTAGAGAAGATATCGTTGTTAATACTGGTGTTGCTTTTGAATCAATTAATCAAATTCCAAGTCTTCAAAATTTATATGGGGGTGGAGCTTCTGATACCTTTGAAACTGTAAATATTGGAGGTAAAGATTATCAAATTGTAGATTATGCTACAGATGAATCTTGGGGACCAAGATTTAACAACCAAGAAGTTTTACAATGGTATGCTTTTGACCCTGAGTTTGCTAGCGATTACATGAAAACAACGTCTTGGAGAGCTTCAAAAAATGACGCTAAATCATTCTTTAATACAGGTGTTGCTTATACTAATAGTGTATCCTTTGCAAAATCATATGAATCAACTAATTTAAGAGTTTCATTATCTAATGTAAATCAAACAGGTATTGTACCTAATTCTACATTAAAGAAAACAACAGCAGGTATTAACTTATCTAATAAATTTAGTGATGTATTTACTGTAACGACTAATTTAACTTATACAAGAACGGATGGTTTTAATAGACCAGAAGTAGGATACGGGGATAACTCAGTTGCTCAAAAAATGTTCCAATGGGGACAAAGACAGTTAGATTATAACAAGTTAAGAGATTATAAATTAGCTAATGGGAATCAGCGTTCTTGGAATAGAACATCTTGGGATGATGGAACTCCTGCATATTCTGATAATCCATATTGGGTAGTGTATGAAAATACATCAAAAGATAAAAGAGATCGTTTTTATGGAAATGTAGAGTTTAAATATGACATCGCACCAGGACTTTATGCCATTGCAAATGTAATGGGAGATACATACGATATGCAAATATCTGAGCGTGTAGCGGTAGGTTCCCAAGCAATGTCTGGATATGGAGAAGACTATTATAAGTTTACTGAAATGAATTATGAAGGGCGTTTACATTTTGATAAAAAATGGGGGGATTTTTCTTTAAATTCATTTGTAGGAGTAAATAGAAGACACAGAACATCAAGTAGATTATCATCCTCAACAAATGGAGGATTAGTTGTCCCTAATTATTATTTTATTACAAATAGTTTAGATAACCCAACAACATCAAATAATAGAGCAACTGTAGAAGTGAATTCTATTTATGGAATGATTTCTTTGGGATATAGGAATATGCTATTCTTAGAAGCAACTGGTCGTAATGATTGGTTTTCAACTTTACCTGTAATAAATAACAGTTACTTTTATCCATCTGTAACAGGGAGTTTTGTGTTTTCTGAAGTATTTAAACCAAGTTGGTTAAATTTTGGTAAAGTAAGAGCTGGGGTTTCGCAAGTATCATCGGATTTAACAGAATTCCAAACAAGAGATGTTTTAGTTTCAAATATAAACTTTAATGGTACACCGACGTTTATTCAATCAAATACTAAGTTAAATCCATTATTAAAACCTGAGATTAAAGATACTTGGGAAGTTGGTTTAGAAGCTTCGATGTTTAATAATCGTTTTGGTTTTGATTTAACTTATTATAATGAAAAACGTACAGATTTATTAGTGCCTATTCAGCACTCATGGTCTACAGGGTATGGATTTAAATGGTTGAATGCAGGAGAAATGACTAATGAAGGTATAGAAGCATTAGTAAATATTGTTCCATTAAGAAATCAAGATTTTGAATGGAGAGTAACTTGGAACTTTGCGAAAAACAATAATAAAGTAGGTAAAGTTTCTGATGAAATGGATTCATATAACTTAACGACAGCTCCTTTTAGTGTACAATTATGGGCATTATCAGGTCAACAATACGGACAGTTAAGAGGAACGGATTATGTTTATGATGATAATGGAAATAAAGTTGTTGATGCAAATGGATTTTATGAAAAATCAGCAGTAACAAACTTAGGATCAATTATTCCAGATTATAACATGGGTATCCGAAATACATTTACATACAAAGGGGTTTCTTTATCTGCATTAATTGATATTCAAAAAGGAGGTAAATTCTTCTCTACTTCACATATGTGGGGAATGTACTCTGGAATGTTAGAAGAAACCGCGGCTAATGGAGTTCGTGAGAATGGAGTTGTTGCAGATGGTGTAATGTGGGATGAAGGAACAAAATCATATGTTAAAAACACAACTGAAGTTTCTGCTTACGATTATTATAAAGCATATTATAATGGTGTAGATAGCCGAAATGTTTTTGATGCAGACTACATCAAATTACGTGAAGTAACTTTATCGTATACTTTCCCTAAAAAATGGGCAGGGCCTTTTGCTAACGTTACTGTATCTGCATTTGGTAGAAACTTAGCTACATGGGGATTAGATAAAAAAGGATTTGATCCTGAAATGGCTTCTTATGGTTCTGGAAATATACAAGGTATTGAAGGAGGGTCTTTACCATCTACAAGAACTTATGGTATGAATCTTAAGTTACAATTCTAA